The proteins below come from a single Bombus vancouverensis nearcticus unplaced genomic scaffold, iyBomVanc1_principal scaffold0040, whole genome shotgun sequence genomic window:
- the LOC143304576 gene encoding venom serine protease Bi-VSP-like, which translates to MEVQMPAIKNAECKIAYSKFPNAPDITDGIICAEHAQGGEDSCTADRGGPLLIQHELTSYLIGIVSYAYKCGTAGYPSVYTRVTSYLDFILQAMQ; encoded by the exons atggaagtacaaatgccagcgattaagaacgccgaatgcaaaatagcttattccaaatttcctaatgcacctgatatcactgatggtataatatgcgccgaacatgctcagggtggagaggattcttgtacg gctgaccgcggcggaccactgctgatacaacatgaattaacctcgtatttaataggtattgtgtcttacgcttataagtgcggcacagctggctatcccagcgtttacactagggtcacatcgtaccttgacttcattctccaagcgatgcaataa
- the LOC143304582 gene encoding omega-amidase NIT2-like: protein MPEIEGDKLYNTCTIWGPDGTLIAKHRKVHLFDIDIPNKITFRESDSLSPGNSLTM from the exons atgcctgaaatagagggcgataaattgtacaatacctgtactatttggggtcccgatggaactttgatagcaaagcaccgaaag gtacatctattcgacatcgacattcctaataagattacttttcgagagagtgattcactcagtcctggtaactccctaacgatgtga